The proteins below are encoded in one region of Macaca nemestrina isolate mMacNem1 chromosome 10, mMacNem.hap1, whole genome shotgun sequence:
- the LOC105474281 gene encoding molybdate-anion transporter isoform X1 codes for MTLKQLERPARVGGMPGTEDETLRAKRGSPSRMGGRRGPTMLVTAYLAFVGLLASCLGLELSRCRAKPPGRACSNPSFLRFQLDFYQVYFLALAADWLQAPYLYKLYQHYYFLEGQIAILYVCGLASTVLFGLVASSLVDWLGRKNSCVLFSLTYSLCCLTKLSQDYFVLLVGRALGGLSTALLFSAFEAWYIHEHVERHDFPAEWIPATFARAAFWNHVLAVVAGVTAEAVASWIGLGPVAPFVAAIPLLALAGALALRNWGENYDRQRAFSRTCAGGLRCLLSDRRVLLLGTIQALFESVIFIFVFLWTPVLDPHGAPLGIVFSSFMAASLLGSSLYRIATSKRYHLQPMHLLSLAVLIVVFSLFMLTFSTSPGQESPVESFIAFLLIELACGLYFPSMSFLRRKVIPETEQAGVLNWFRVPLHLLACLGLLVLHDSDRKTGTRNMFSICSAVMVMALLAVVGLFTVVRHDAELRVPSPTEEPYAPEL; via the exons ATGACCCTGAAACAACTCGAGAGGCCTGCGCGGGTGGGAGGGATGCCCGGGACAGAGGATGAGACACTGAGGGCAAAAAGGGGCTCCCCATCGAGGATGGGAG GTCGTCGGGGGCCCACCATGCTGGTGACTGCCTACCTTGCTTTTGTAGGCCTCCTGGCCTCCTGCCTGGGGCTGGAACTGTCAAGGTGCCGGGCTAAGCCCCCTGGAAGGGCCTGCAGCAATCCCTCCTTCCTTCGGTTTCAACTGGACTTCTATCAAGTCTACTTCCTGGCCCTGGCAGCTGACTGGCTCCAGGCCCCCTACCTCTATAAACTCTACCAGCATTACTACTTCCTGGAAGGTCAAATTGCCATCCTGTATGTCTGTGGCCTTGCCTCTACAGTCCTCTTTGGCCTGGTGGCCTCCTCCCTTGTGGATTGGCTGGGTCGCAAGAATTCTTGTgtgctcttctctctcacttaCTCACTATGCTGCTTAACCAAACTCTCTCAAGACTACTTTGTGCTGCTAGTGGGCCGAGCACTTGGTGGGCTGTCTACAGCCCTGCTCTTCTCAGCCTTCGAGGCCTGGTACATCCATGAGCACGTGGAACGGCATGACTTCCCTGCCGAGTGGATCCCAGCTACCTTTGCTCGAGCTGCCTTCTGGAACCATGTGCTGGCTGTAGTGGCAGGTGTGACAGCTGAGGCTGTAGCAAGCTGGATAGGGCTGGGGCCTGTAGCGCCCTTTGTGGCTGCCATCCCTCTCCTGGCTCTGGCAGGGGCCTTGGCCCTTCGAAACTGGGGGGAGAACTATGATCGGCAGCGTGCCTTCTCAAGGACCTGTGCTGGAGGCCTGCGCTGCCTCCTTTCGGACCGCCGCGTGCTGCTGTTGGGCACCATACAAGCTCTATTTGAGAGTGTCATCTTCATCTTTGTCTTCCTCTGGACACCTGTGCTGGACCCACATGGCGCCCCTCTGGGCATTGTCTTCTCCAGCTTCATGGCAGCCAGCCTGCTTGGCTCTTCCCTGTACCGTATTGCCACCTCCAAGAGGTACCACCTTCAGCCCATGCACCTGCTGTCCCTTGCTGTGCTCATCGTCGTCTTCTCTCTCTTCATGTTGACTTTCTCTACCAGTCCAGGCCAGGAGAGTCCAGTGGAGTCCTTCATAGCCTTTCTACTTATTGAGTTGGCTTGTGGACTATACTTTCCCAGCATGAGCTTCCTACGGAGAAAGGTGATCCCTGAGACAGAGCAGGCTGGTGTACTCAACTGGTTCCGGGTACCTCTGCACTTACTGGCTTGCCTAGGGCTCCTTGTCCTCCATGACAGTGATAGAAAAACAGGTACTCGGAACATGTTCAGCATTTGCTCTGCTGTCATGGTGATGGCTCTGCTGGCGGTGGTGGGACTCTTCACCGTGGTAAGGCATGATGCTGAGCTGCGGGTACCCTCACCTACTGAGGAGCCCTATGCCCCTGAGCTGTAA
- the LOC105474281 gene encoding molybdate-anion transporter isoform X3, with amino-acid sequence MEVTEVGEEANRGDRLGFGRRCCSLGSSSPWLYRTAGIFPEQGTEEKKIGLYFGVAQQASKSQRSRCHGRAASKARPGGATAAAHGHPFLTHPRCPEFRARVGEGGRTGRGRRGPTMLVTAYLAFVGLLASCLGLELSRCRAKPPGRACSNPSFLRFQLDFYQVYFLALAADWLQAPYLYKLYQHYYFLEGQIAILYVCGLASTVLFGLVASSLVDWLGRKNSCVLFSLTYSLCCLTKLSQDYFVLLVGRALGGLSTALLFSAFEAWYIHEHVERHDFPAEWIPATFARAAFWNHVLAVVAGVTAEAVASWIGLGPVAPFVAAIPLLALAGALALRNWGENYDRQRAFSRTCAGGLRCLLSDRRVLLLGTIQALFESVIFIFVFLWTPVLDPHGAPLGIVFSSFMAASLLGSSLYRIATSKRYHLQPMHLLSLAVLIVVFSLFMLTFSTSPGQESPVESFIAFLLIELACGLYFPSMSFLRRKVIPETEQAGVLNWFRVPLHLLACLGLLVLHDSDRKTGTRNMFSICSAVMVMALLAVVGLFTVVRHDAELRVPSPTEEPYAPEL; translated from the exons ATGGAGGTCACTGAAGTGGGAGAGGAGGCAAACCGAGGAGACCGTCTCGGCTTCGGGCGGCGGTGCTGTTCCTTAGGAAGCTCCAGCCCTTGGCTCTACCGGACTGCGGGCATCTTTCCCGAGCAAGGCacggaagaaaagaaaattggcctTTATTTCGGGGTGGCCCAGCAGGCATCCAAGAGCCAGAGGAGCAGGTGTCACGGGAGAGCGGCGAGCAAGGCCAGGCCAGGAGGAGCAACCGCAGCCGCCCACGGTCACCCCTTCCTGACCCACCCCAGGTGTCCGGAGTTCCGCGCCCGGGTAGGGGAAGGAGGGCGGACGGGGCGGG GTCGTCGGGGGCCCACCATGCTGGTGACTGCCTACCTTGCTTTTGTAGGCCTCCTGGCCTCCTGCCTGGGGCTGGAACTGTCAAGGTGCCGGGCTAAGCCCCCTGGAAGGGCCTGCAGCAATCCCTCCTTCCTTCGGTTTCAACTGGACTTCTATCAAGTCTACTTCCTGGCCCTGGCAGCTGACTGGCTCCAGGCCCCCTACCTCTATAAACTCTACCAGCATTACTACTTCCTGGAAGGTCAAATTGCCATCCTGTATGTCTGTGGCCTTGCCTCTACAGTCCTCTTTGGCCTGGTGGCCTCCTCCCTTGTGGATTGGCTGGGTCGCAAGAATTCTTGTgtgctcttctctctcacttaCTCACTATGCTGCTTAACCAAACTCTCTCAAGACTACTTTGTGCTGCTAGTGGGCCGAGCACTTGGTGGGCTGTCTACAGCCCTGCTCTTCTCAGCCTTCGAGGCCTGGTACATCCATGAGCACGTGGAACGGCATGACTTCCCTGCCGAGTGGATCCCAGCTACCTTTGCTCGAGCTGCCTTCTGGAACCATGTGCTGGCTGTAGTGGCAGGTGTGACAGCTGAGGCTGTAGCAAGCTGGATAGGGCTGGGGCCTGTAGCGCCCTTTGTGGCTGCCATCCCTCTCCTGGCTCTGGCAGGGGCCTTGGCCCTTCGAAACTGGGGGGAGAACTATGATCGGCAGCGTGCCTTCTCAAGGACCTGTGCTGGAGGCCTGCGCTGCCTCCTTTCGGACCGCCGCGTGCTGCTGTTGGGCACCATACAAGCTCTATTTGAGAGTGTCATCTTCATCTTTGTCTTCCTCTGGACACCTGTGCTGGACCCACATGGCGCCCCTCTGGGCATTGTCTTCTCCAGCTTCATGGCAGCCAGCCTGCTTGGCTCTTCCCTGTACCGTATTGCCACCTCCAAGAGGTACCACCTTCAGCCCATGCACCTGCTGTCCCTTGCTGTGCTCATCGTCGTCTTCTCTCTCTTCATGTTGACTTTCTCTACCAGTCCAGGCCAGGAGAGTCCAGTGGAGTCCTTCATAGCCTTTCTACTTATTGAGTTGGCTTGTGGACTATACTTTCCCAGCATGAGCTTCCTACGGAGAAAGGTGATCCCTGAGACAGAGCAGGCTGGTGTACTCAACTGGTTCCGGGTACCTCTGCACTTACTGGCTTGCCTAGGGCTCCTTGTCCTCCATGACAGTGATAGAAAAACAGGTACTCGGAACATGTTCAGCATTTGCTCTGCTGTCATGGTGATGGCTCTGCTGGCGGTGGTGGGACTCTTCACCGTGGTAAGGCATGATGCTGAGCTGCGGGTACCCTCACCTACTGAGGAGCCCTATGCCCCTGAGCTGTAA
- the LOC105474281 gene encoding molybdate-anion transporter isoform X2 — protein MLVTAYLAFVGLLASCLGLELSRCRAKPPGRACSNPSFLRFQLDFYQVYFLALAADWLQAPYLYKLYQHYYFLEGQIAILYVCGLASTVLFGLVASSLVDWLGRKNSCVLFSLTYSLCCLTKLSQDYFVLLVGRALGGLSTALLFSAFEAWYIHEHVERHDFPAEWIPATFARAAFWNHVLAVVAGVTAEAVASWIGLGPVAPFVAAIPLLALAGALALRNWGENYDRQRAFSRTCAGGLRCLLSDRRVLLLGTIQALFESVIFIFVFLWTPVLDPHGAPLGIVFSSFMAASLLGSSLYRIATSKRYHLQPMHLLSLAVLIVVFSLFMLTFSTSPGQESPVESFIAFLLIELACGLYFPSMSFLRRKVIPETEQAGVLNWFRVPLHLLACLGLLVLHDSDRKTGTRNMFSICSAVMVMALLAVVGLFTVVRHDAELRVPSPTEEPYAPEL, from the coding sequence ATGCTGGTGACTGCCTACCTTGCTTTTGTAGGCCTCCTGGCCTCCTGCCTGGGGCTGGAACTGTCAAGGTGCCGGGCTAAGCCCCCTGGAAGGGCCTGCAGCAATCCCTCCTTCCTTCGGTTTCAACTGGACTTCTATCAAGTCTACTTCCTGGCCCTGGCAGCTGACTGGCTCCAGGCCCCCTACCTCTATAAACTCTACCAGCATTACTACTTCCTGGAAGGTCAAATTGCCATCCTGTATGTCTGTGGCCTTGCCTCTACAGTCCTCTTTGGCCTGGTGGCCTCCTCCCTTGTGGATTGGCTGGGTCGCAAGAATTCTTGTgtgctcttctctctcacttaCTCACTATGCTGCTTAACCAAACTCTCTCAAGACTACTTTGTGCTGCTAGTGGGCCGAGCACTTGGTGGGCTGTCTACAGCCCTGCTCTTCTCAGCCTTCGAGGCCTGGTACATCCATGAGCACGTGGAACGGCATGACTTCCCTGCCGAGTGGATCCCAGCTACCTTTGCTCGAGCTGCCTTCTGGAACCATGTGCTGGCTGTAGTGGCAGGTGTGACAGCTGAGGCTGTAGCAAGCTGGATAGGGCTGGGGCCTGTAGCGCCCTTTGTGGCTGCCATCCCTCTCCTGGCTCTGGCAGGGGCCTTGGCCCTTCGAAACTGGGGGGAGAACTATGATCGGCAGCGTGCCTTCTCAAGGACCTGTGCTGGAGGCCTGCGCTGCCTCCTTTCGGACCGCCGCGTGCTGCTGTTGGGCACCATACAAGCTCTATTTGAGAGTGTCATCTTCATCTTTGTCTTCCTCTGGACACCTGTGCTGGACCCACATGGCGCCCCTCTGGGCATTGTCTTCTCCAGCTTCATGGCAGCCAGCCTGCTTGGCTCTTCCCTGTACCGTATTGCCACCTCCAAGAGGTACCACCTTCAGCCCATGCACCTGCTGTCCCTTGCTGTGCTCATCGTCGTCTTCTCTCTCTTCATGTTGACTTTCTCTACCAGTCCAGGCCAGGAGAGTCCAGTGGAGTCCTTCATAGCCTTTCTACTTATTGAGTTGGCTTGTGGACTATACTTTCCCAGCATGAGCTTCCTACGGAGAAAGGTGATCCCTGAGACAGAGCAGGCTGGTGTACTCAACTGGTTCCGGGTACCTCTGCACTTACTGGCTTGCCTAGGGCTCCTTGTCCTCCATGACAGTGATAGAAAAACAGGTACTCGGAACATGTTCAGCATTTGCTCTGCTGTCATGGTGATGGCTCTGCTGGCGGTGGTGGGACTCTTCACCGTGGTAAGGCATGATGCTGAGCTGCGGGTACCCTCACCTACTGAGGAGCCCTATGCCCCTGAGCTGTAA
- the LOC139356755 gene encoding late cornified envelope-like proline-rich protein 1, which yields MDFSLGLRLGPRNKKPAHQEPPARSRHGPPAASPCLSCPPSACAFPCPGCPPPPCSCTACPSSATPCPTCPSLLGPSCTCSCPRCPACPPLTCPHNSCVSCSGPPLTCCHPSPCPVYPCSVSRAACLSSRLGCSDSCSCGRGAAWGPPGSLGCCSCCFRGQQRSSQGRCLII from the coding sequence ATGGACTTCTCTCTGGGCCTACGCTTGGGGCCTCGGAATAAGAAGCCTGCCCACCAAGAGCCTCCTGCCCGCTCCAGGCATGGTCCACCTGCTGCCTCTCCTTGTCTCTCCTGTCCCCCCTCTGCCTGTGCCTTCCCCTGCCCTGGCTGTCCCCCACCCCCCTGTTCTTGCACTGCCTGTCCCTCTAGTGCAACTCCCTGCCCAACTTGTCCTAGCCTCCTGGGCCCATCCTGCACCTGCTCTTGCCCCCGCTGCCCTGCCTGTCCTCCCTTGACTTGTCCCCATAACTCCTGTGTCTCATGCTCCGGACCACCCTTGACCTGCTGCCACCCCTCACCCTGCCCGGTTTACCCTTGCTCCGTGAGCCGAGCTGCCTGTTTGAGCTCCCGTCTAGGCTGCAGTGACAGCTGTAGCTGTGGCCGAGGGGCTGCCTGGGGGCCTCCAGGCTCCCTTGGCTGCTgtagctgctgcttcaggggacAACAACGCAGTTCTCAGGGGCGCTGTCTGATAATTTAG